A genome region from Triticum aestivum cultivar Chinese Spring chromosome 2B, IWGSC CS RefSeq v2.1, whole genome shotgun sequence includes the following:
- the LOC123040466 gene encoding uncharacterized protein has product MAPMAPRKRARYCCGLCGLPKKGHVCHFAGGSSSARLVQGREEAPPPRDPPAAGAKKEEVTIITALPNDVLGTIISALPIDEAARTNAISKGWKHVWRDYTPLNLDDGDLHKMAWTGDNLVDLISDILEAPREVRARRLSLSTLCQHSGDRDRYPIFDRWFRSKVLDHLEDFHFSYQRVNNTEPLQDGELMPPLPPSALSFSSLRVASFGCCHFPENILALGGITFPYLIELTLCRITNSENTLHAMIAASPNLVYLYLHRNYHFRRVHISSQTIVRFRMFVDPDSDVMEELLIVNTPSLEEVMLWDQGDCGPRIIRVLVAPKLHILGCLHSDMMSTVQLGKTVLQAMVDSSLVSSLHNVKVLKLVVHGLRLNHVIDVLQCFPCLQQLHINTLMEPCSKQAERQSSCYYC; this is encoded by the exons ATGGCCCCCATGGCGCCGAGGAAACGCGCCAGATACTGCTGCGGCCTCTGCGGCCTCCCAAAGAAGGGCCATGTCTGCCACTTCGCCGGCGGTTCGTCTTCGGCGCGGCTGGTGCAGGGccgagaagaagcgccgccgcCCAGGGACCCTCCTGCTGCTGGCGCCAAGAAGGAGGAGGTCACCATCATCACCGCCCTCCCCAACGACGTCCTAGGCACCATCATCTCCGCGCTCCCCATCGACGAGGCCGCCCGCACAAATGCCATCTCCAAAGGCTGGAAACACGTCTGGCGCGACTACACCCCGCTCAACCTCGACGACGGCGACCTCCACAAAATGGCCTGGACCGGAGACAACCTAGTCGACCTTATCTCAGACATCCTCGAGGCTCCACGCGAGGTACGCGCCCGTCGTCTTTCTCTCAGCACGCTATGCCAGCACTCCGGCGATCGAGACCGCTACCCCATCTTCGACCGCTGGTTCCGATCCAAGGTTCTGGATCACCTCGAGGATTTTCATTTCAGCTACCAGCGGGTGAACAACACCGAACCACTACAGGATGGCGAGTtgatgccgccgctgccgccatccGCGCTGAGCTTTTCCTCCCTCCGCGTCGCCAGCTTTGGTTGCTGCCATTTCCCTGAGAATATCTTAGCCTTGGGCGGCATCACTTTTCCATATCTCATCGAGCTCACACTCTGCCGGATAACAAACTCCGAAAACACACTGCACGCCATGATAGCCGCATCTCCAAATCTTGTCTACTTGTACCTTCACAGAAACTATCACTTCCGTCGCGTCCACATCAGCTCGCAAACTATTGTAAGGTTCCGCATGTTTGTTGACCCAGACAGTGATGTGATGGAAGAACTCCTCATCGTCAACACTCCAAGCCTAGAGGAAGTGATGCTCTGGGACCAAGGTGATTGTGGTCCACGAATCATACGTGTCCTGGTTGCCCCAAAACTTCACATCTTGGGTTGTCTGCACAGCGACATGATGTCCACCGTACAGCTTGGGAAGACAGTACTCCAG GCAATGGTTGACAGCAGTCTAGTGTCATCACTGCATAATGTAAAGGTCTTGAAGCTTGTTGTCCATGGTCTTAGGTTAAATCATGTCATTGACGTCCTCCAATGCTTTCCCTGCTTACAACAGCTTCACATAAAT ACATTGATGGAGCCATGTTCCAAACAAGCAGAACGACAATCCAGCTGCTACTACTGTTGA